The segment ACCGTACTCGCATCCGAGCCTCCCACGGTGGCACGGTCCCACCCCCACCCACTAGTACTTGCAGCAGCGTGGCCCCCACAGTCAGCGAGTGCATTTCTCCTtttccttcaaaaaaaaaagaatccacTGCCAATAATACAAGGCGCGGCGGCGCTCCCCTTCCGCTCCCGAGCTCCCCAACGGTCGAGTActgacacccccccccccccccccccccccccccccgcctcTTAAACCTCTCTTCCTCTTTCCCCGCACCGCATCGCCCCAATTCGCACCGCGAGTTTCGAAAAACCAAACCAACCAATCGCGCCTCAGATCACGCCAGCGAGGGGGAAGCGGGAAGGCAGGAAGCAGGAGCCCATCCGCATCCAGCCTCCGCCCTCCGGTCACCCGTCGATCGATCGCCCGGTCCAGGTATCCGTCTGGTTTCGAGTTTCGATTGCCCGATTGGATTCGTTCGTGGCGGGCTCAGTGTTGGTTTGTTTCCGCCCTAATCTCTCTCTCTGCTCGACGGGAAGGGAACAGGGGACTGTCCGGCGGTGGTggaagatggaggaggaccCGCTCATCCCGCTGGTGCACGTCTGGAACAACGCCGCCTTCGACCACGCCTCCTCGTCCGCGTGGCACGCCCACTCCCCTGCGCGCGCGAGCGCAGGCCGCGAGGTGGAGGGGGACAAGGAGAACCACCGCCCCGACCCCGACCCCGAGCCCGACGTCGAGGCGGAGATCGGCCACATCGAGGCGGAGATCCTGCGCCTGTCCTCCCGCCTCCACCACCTCCGCACCTCCAAGCAGTCGGAACCGTCCAAGCGCGGAGGGGTCGTCGCGCCCGCGGCGAAGGCGGCGCCGCGGCCGCGGACGCGGGGGCTCAGCATGGGCCCGCTCGACGTCGCCGCTGCCGTCAACCCCAACCCGCTCACCACcgacaagcagcagcagcagcagccgcgcgCCGCGCAGGCTCCGAAGCCGATCAAGCAGgccccggcggcggcgtcgcgggGCAGGGGCGTCAGCCTCGGGCCCCTCGACATCGTCGCCGCGAACCCTAGGGTCCCCTCCGCCGTCGCTGCCACCACTACCGCGCCGCAGAGGAAGATTCAGGGCGAGGGCGGCGCCGCGCGGCCGATCCTGAGGCCGATCAAGGAGCCTCCCGTGCAGCGGCGCAGGGGCGTTAGTCTCGGGCCCTTGGAGATCCACAACGGCGTCGGCAGCAAGCccggggcggcggcgcgggtCAAGCCCTTCACAAACAAGCTCGGTGCCGTTCGAGAGGAAGGCCAGCGTTCCAAGCAGCACGCCGTCCCCGCCAGACCGTGGCCGTCCAGCAATGCCAGGCAAGGCACCGCAGCAAGCAGAGCCAAGGCGAGGAGCGGGAGCATGAGCCCCAGCAGGTCCAGGAGGCAGTCCACTTCCAAGGCTGCCGAGACAAGAGCAGGCAACGCCAAGGCTACAGAGGCGGCGAGGGGAGGGAACGTGGCACCCGTGGTTAGCAAAGTGGCTGATGAGCTCAAGCCCAAAGGCGTGGTGGTGGTCAATCACACCAGCAGCAATGCAGCCACTGCGAAGAGGCCGGCGGGGAGCTCCAAGGTCAGGGTCGTCCCGAGCCGCTACAGCATCACCCCTGGCTCGTCCCTGGCAGCTGTGTCACAAGACAAGCGGTGCAAGCAGTCCCTCCCTGGACCGGTTAGTGCTACAAGCCAGAGGGAGGAGATCAGACCAATGCTCACTGAACCGTCGAATGGTGAGCTGTCTCCTGGAACAGTTGCCAAGGTTGCAGAGTTGCTCCCAAGGATCAAGACCATGCCGCCTTCTGATGAGAGCCCGCGTGACTCGGGGTGTGCCAAGCGTGTTGCGGATTTGGTTGGGAAGCGATCCTTCTTCACGTCCGCAGCAGACGATGGCAATCTCGTTACGCCCTACCAGGCACGGGTGGTTGAGCTTGAATCACCTGAGGAGGAAGCAGCAGCAGAAGCAGAAGCATGAGATGTTTGGCTTCGATCAATTCCTTCTGACAGCTTGGCTCCCCTTCGTCATGAGTGTTTGAAGTGCCTGCTTAACTTGAGCTTGCATCTGGGGTGAGGCCTCTTTTTGCAGTGTGCTACTACATAATCTACTGTTACATTCATATCATATCTCATGTCCTATTTTTTCCCCCTCTTGAGACATTGCTAGTACTTTTGTGTTGCCTTGTGAAAAGAGAGCGAAAGGTTTGCTCCTGCTGGTGCTCTTGTTTCGAATTGTAATAAGTGTGTTCTTGGTTCGATGAAGTACAGGATCATGCTGTGGTTTATAATATGCTTCTCCTCCTATATTTGTCTTGCTTTGCTTCCTTTGATTTTTAAATGCATTTGGATGTTTTGCTTTGGGGACTGATGAATTGCTGCCCCTTGTATGCAAGTAACTGGTCAGTATCACTGTATCAGTAGCACCTATAAGAAGTTCTCTAAGGTTTCCACCAATCCAGCTGGGAATGTCACATCTTTCTCCTGAATGTTGTACCACAGCCATGCATGATTGTTTAACAATTCTAGTCTTAGTTCTCTAGTTCATGCATAGTTTTTCTCCAACACACAGGAAGAggaagtccactgatgaaaaatGTGAAACATTGTTCAAAACGGGTGGTGTGTTCAGGTAATACATTTTTTCAGCAGTAAAAAAATAAGGACTGCACAAACCATGAATCCACATCACCACTGCTTTCAGCTTGGAGATATACAAACAAATAGAGGACAGGCTGGACCTTTGGACCACGAACAGAGGCCTGGATCAGTCATAACTGGATCACCATTCACGAGGCCATCTTGAAGCATCACGGGAATGCCGAATGCCCAAATCCTAAGAATATTCATCAAAAGAAAACAAACTACTGGCGAACAAGACAGCCCTCTTTTTTTGTCTGAATATTTGCTGATGATTGTTTGGTATGAGAGCGATGCCAGTATTTTAGTGCTGTTCTTGTCTATCCTCCCTCCATTTGGCTGCTTTGACATGTCAGTtgtctactactactactaaatttCACGGGTTTTCCCAGTAACAATGTTGCAGGAGCCGTTAGTTTGGCTGCTACCTAACTCCCACTTGCTCCTATCATAACGGATTGGTAGGGTGCTTAAGTTTTCTTTGGATTATCTATAGATGCAGATGTAGTACAGAAGATTGGCTGGTTTGACGGTTCAGCATATGCCCCTCCTTTCCTAGCTTATAGTCATGACATTAGATAATTAGAGAACGAAACTGATACTTCTGATGGAGTTCTTGAGCTATGAATTATAGTCATATATGTTTGCAGtgctgtttttttttcctcttgAAAACATAGGAGAGCTGTGCAATGtgcatcattatattaagaagaaaaaaaaggagcAAGAACCCTAACAACACACACCCGAACACACTTGGTTTGCAGTGCTACATGCAAACCTTAAAATCTGGACATTCTATCTGCCATTGCATGTGTAAGACAGAAATACTAGAATTTGCAATAAATTGCACAAAGTAAGATACTAAAAAGACGCTCACGAGGATGCTGAATTTAGAACCCTGTTCCTAAAAAAAGGCTGAATATAACTGAATAAGTTGCAATATACtcaatccattccaaattgtaagtcgtttgacttttttaatatcaagtttgaccactcgtcttattcaaagttttatacaaaatattactttttttttgttgtgtattggtttattaataaaagttcttcaagagtgacttaaatttgactatatttgcacaaatttttttgaataagacgagtggtcaaacttggggtaaaaaaagtcaaacgacttacaatttgggatggagggagtatatcacAAGGGAATCATACTGATGGATGTGTCGAGCTTACAAGCAAAGCAAAAACTATGGACATGAAACACACTACAGCTAAACCTCAGTGAAAAAGGAGTCAGAGATAACTTAGACACTCCATATTTTGCTGAAGATGGTTTGCAGTCTGTTAGTAGATAGTTTCCTGACGATCTTCTTGGCGTCGAAGTCACCAGTGTCTGCCAGTTCTTTCAGGCAGCAGAAATTCTCTGATGTCACAATCTTCTTCCTTCCACTGTGGGTCTCAGCCAATGACATGATAGCAGAGAGGATCAGGTCCTTCGCCATCAGCTTGCCCTCTGCTGGATCAAGAAGCTGCAGCAGCCTGTTCAGATTGTCGCCGTCCTGAATGAAGATGACGCGATTGGGGTGAAGCATCAGCAAGCTGGAGAGAACCTGAGCCGCCATTTCCCGGACTCGACAGGATTTTGCTCCAAGCAAGCTTGACAGGGCGCTCAAATACCCTGCTCTGCCCATCATCCTGTTGTACTCCTCAGAAACCTCAGAGAGATGCCTCAAAATCTTGAGGGTGCATTCGAGGACGGCGTAGTCGCCATTGTTTAGGTAGAAGAGCAGCCAGCCAAGAACATCCGAGCTGATGAGGTCATCCAAGGAGTTTGCAGAAGAGAAGCAGAAGAACCAGATGGCAGCAAGAGCAACCTCCCTGGCCTTGTATGAGTACGGCAGGTCGGGGTATATCAACTGGAGGAGTGACTGGATCACCCCCATGCCGACGGCTTCCTCCCTGACGTCGGCGTCATCCAGAGCCATGGCGTGGAGCAATTCGACGGCGCCGAGCTTGCGCACCTCCTCCTTCTTCTGGGAGAGCTTCACCAGCTCCGTGACCACGCCTTGCTCCACCATGAACATCTTCACTTCCTCCACCCGGCTCAGGTTCCTCAGCACTGCAAAAGACGAGCTGATGagcttgctgctgctgccggcgccggcgcagGCGTGCAGCAGCGTGGTGAGGCCACCGTGCGCGCAGACGGCCCACACGTTGTCGGAGTTCACCGTCAGCTCCCTCAGCGCGTGAGCAGCTCTCTCCTTGCCCAGCTCGCTGGTCGTGTCCGTGTTCTCCAGCAGCTGGACAAGCGGGGCGATCACCCCTGCCTTCACCAGCATTCCTCTGTAACACTCGGAGCtcgcgacgacggcgacggcacCGGCGGCCTCTTCTTGGATGCACGCGTCCGTGGACTCGAGGAACCCGGTGAGCAGGGCGATGCCGTCGTCGACGTCGAGAGCGACAACCTTTGCGCAGAATTCGTCTTCCGCCAAGAGCTCTCTGATGGTGGCCAGTGCCTGGCTCCTCTGGACGGTGCCACCGATCCTGATCCTGGAGAAGAGATCCTTGAGGTAGAACGCCTTCTCACCTACGCTGGCCTCGGCGCTGGGCCTGACGGCGACAATGGCCTTCGACGGCGAGGGTGCCCCGGACGAAGCCATCTCCTTGAGCTGCTTCATGTGCGCATCAAGCTTGCAGCTCAGGTTGTCCAGGTCGCTCCTCAGACGAAGCCTTCCACCCGTGTATGACCCGTCGCTGCACTGAGAAGCAACGACCTGGATGCTCCTCACAGTTGCTGAAGCCAGCCGCAGAAGCTCGGCCAACAAAGGATGCTCCTCTTCGTCATCGTCGTTGACGTCGCTGTTGCCGCCGACGCCGCTGCACAGTGAATTCAGGCTGCAGCAGAGCTGATGGAGCTTGTCCTTGATGGACTGCCACTTTGCTGGGAACTGTGAGACAGAGCAGGCCAGTGAAGAGGACGCCATGGACATGAGGAGCTCCAGTGCCTCACCATTGCTGACTCCTGGTgcttcttcagcttctcccatCTCTGCACTCTGTCAAGGTCACCACAAGAAGAACACTGTCTACCTATGTAGTAGCATTCATCTTGGGATTGGGAGCTTGAAAtgctatgtatgtatgtatggtgGGCAAGAGCTGGGACAAATGTTATTAGTTTTGTACTCGCATCTACTGGTAGCCAGTGCACGCCACTATGGGGGCAGATGGGTAGGCTGGTTGGTAGTGCCAGCACCAATCTCTAATCTGTCCTCTAGTTACCCCTGCCAATCTGCCATGCTCCTGTTGGTTTCTTCCATTGGAATCttgctcctctctctctctgtcaaTCTGTGTAGCCTGCAGCTTCATCTCTGGCTTGGTCACTTGTTTTCTCTCCATCTCACTGTTACTTTGTACTTAGCAGTCAGCACTAGCTAAAAGAGTAATTTATTTGGCCAGTATTAATGAATTGTTAGCATATACACTCTAGATGCAAATTGCTGCAATTGGATGGAATGATGGCTTGCATCAGTGGGTTGGGTGAGTCTGCAGAAAGAGTTAAAGGATGCTGAAAACCTTTATTTCATCACCTCCTTGGGATATAATGGAGTCATGAGCTACAGTTGAGTTGGTGATTATGCAGTGCTCTGCTCACCATGTATTATGAGGCCAGCATCGAGTACCTTTCCTGGAGTAAAATAACGGCAAAATGGCTTTACGCTTCTCTTTCTGTTGGTACCCATTGGCAGGGCAGCTGTGTCCGTGTCCCAGTGATTCATGCAAGATGTGCTGTTGGTCACCTAACCTGCTCCGTAGCAGCGTACGATACTTGAAGGTAAAGTCACAGTACAGCAACAGCTTCTCACACTATTCTCGTAATGAACTCATCTAATGgcacccaaaaccaaaaaagaaTCCACAAATGCCGTCAATGAGAAACGATGACATTACAAGATGAAGTCATGATGAACAGCATTAGTTGCATATAGTCATTCAGTGGCAAATATAAAATTGTCCCAGTTCCAAATTACAATAtgtcatttgaaaaaaaaatatagtactTATTGGCATGTTCTTATTGGCCTGTGATCTGGGCCAGGACATGCGGCGAAACAAAGGCACGGCTGGGTCTAGCTAGGGCAATCACTAATCAGTTGGCAAGTGCGTGCAAATCTAGTAAGGTACACTAAGGACTCTTGGGCTTTAAGCTTGGAGATGACTTGATAGATTTCTTTTGTGAGAAAAGGATCAAAGGATGAGCCCTACCTGTTCTTGCTTTCAATGATTTTTCCCCCCACCGGCCACTCCACTCCAGTGATGGATGAAGAGCAAGGCAGGGGACAGGCATTGATTTGGATGGTGTAAATGCACGTTTGTACTATAACTCTGTCATGAAAGGCATACTACCTACAGAAGACAGCGTGAATGGAGCACTTACCTAGATGCCAAAACCACATCACAGGATGAACCGATGAGGTGTCGTGTCCAATTGTCCATGGATGATGGATCTCATCTGCAAATGCCTCTTTGTATCTTCTGCCCCAGCGAAGTACGGTACGGTACTTACCGTAGTATTCACCGGATTTTACCTTCAAAACAAGTATATACAATTTGCTTTGTGCGGTACTCACCGGATtgagtgattttttttttttgttcagtGACCATAACCGTCCTTTACCTTTCCTCCAAATCTCAAATCCGTCCCTCAACTACCAAATGGAGGCATTTGCAATTTTGGCTAACAGTATGGCAGCCAAACGAACATGCCGAATTTGCAATTTTGGCTAGCCACGTACCAAGTAGGATGGACCCTGACTATCCGAGTGGTAAACGAAAGTACCAGAGGGAGAAGAACCTGTCCTGCTTTACATGCTCTGCAAGCTGCTCCTGTTCCAGTGAATCCAGAGCAGATTATTATCACAACCGGTAATATATTAACGGTCGAACAGGGGGAGCGTATAGCCGTATCCATACAGCACGTGATGTAGAAGAGGCCGGCTGCGGCAGAAGAGGCCGGCGTGAGCAGCAAAAATGGACCACTCGGCATTCCATTGGCCGGGAGGACCAATCCATGCGTAGACAAAGACACTAGAGAACATGGATGCCGCCGGGGCTCCCACACCATGTGATGTAGGCGTACTACATCCCGTGGCCACCCTCCAGGCAGACATGCCGTTATTGCTGTCAGTAATCAGTATTATCACTGCTGTTACAAGCAGTGAAAACCTGAACAGCACTTGAGACCTCATCTGGTTGATTTTGGTGGGTTCATATCATGTACCCTAGTCCAAAAGATgtaaaatgcagcaacagttcacTCCATAACAACGAACTTGCACGGCATGTGTGCAAACGAACAATGGCTCGCGACAATTTCACGTGAAGTGGTTCGATTCTCGCGGCAAGAATCTGATGCCATGTTCCAAACGGGGCTACAGTGAAAGCTAAAAAAGTGGGCCTCTTTCTTCCAAAGCTGCTTGCCTGCTTCACATGTTGAGAGCCACTGCCACCATGTAGCAGGAGCAAGGAAAAGGAACACCGTGCATCAGACACAGATGAAAGAAGAGCAGTTTCGTTGGCAGGACCTGGCGCGAGGCGGGAAACAGGAACAGCTTTGCTTGCTCAAGCTCCAGCAGCAAATCGATTATTCTTCAAAAGAAATCCCTGTGCAGAAGAAGGACGACGATGCCGATGCATCTGGCTCGGCGGCGGGGCGCGCTAAATTCGGCTTGAATCCCTCCCGAATATGAACCGGCGCGTCCAGTCTGAAACCACCAGCACCCTCGTGCGCCAGCTCACCTGCTTGCTGGATACATGGGAAGAGAACAATGATAGCGAGTTAGGACAGTCATGAGTTGCCACAAAAACGAACGCGTTTTTTTGGCCTGTACATGCTCAGCACATACTATCCTGGCCATTTAAACAACTTTGAGATATGTGCAGCAGGAGAGAGAGAGTGCAAAACACTGGGAAGAAAAGTGATGAACATAACAGAGAGTGTACTGCAGCACGAATCTTAAAGCACTTTTGAATGGTAGGAGATAAGCACAACTCAGCAGGCACATGCTACAATACATTATCGCACAAAAACTGACTTGTGAGGACAGAGGCTTGATTATTCATGATGGAAAAAAAAAGGATAAGGCGGTGGCTGAAGTGGAGAGAATAGCAACAT is part of the Sorghum bicolor cultivar BTx623 chromosome 10, Sorghum_bicolor_NCBIv3, whole genome shotgun sequence genome and harbors:
- the LOC8061635 gene encoding nascent polypeptide-associated complex subunit alpha, muscle-specific form, whose translation is MEEDPLIPLVHVWNNAAFDHASSSAWHAHSPARASAGREVEGDKENHRPDPDPEPDVEAEIGHIEAEILRLSSRLHHLRTSKQSEPSKRGGVVAPAAKAAPRPRTRGLSMGPLDVAAAVNPNPLTTDKQQQQQPRAAQAPKPIKQAPAAASRGRGVSLGPLDIVAANPRVPSAVAATTTAPQRKIQGEGGAARPILRPIKEPPVQRRRGVSLGPLEIHNGVGSKPGAAARVKPFTNKLGAVREEGQRSKQHAVPARPWPSSNARQGTAASRAKARSGSMSPSRSRRQSTSKAAETRAGNAKATEAARGGNVAPVVSKVADELKPKGVVVVNHTSSNAATAKRPAGSSKVRVVPSRYSITPGSSLAAVSQDKRCKQSLPGPVSATSQREEIRPMLTEPSNGELSPGTVAKVAELLPRIKTMPPSDESPRDSGCAKRVADLVGKRSFFTSAADDGNLVTPYQARVVELESPEEEAAAEAEA
- the LOC8061636 gene encoding uncharacterized protein LOC8061636, producing the protein MGEAEEAPGVSNGEALELLMSMASSSLACSVSQFPAKWQSIKDKLHQLCCSLNSLCSGVGGNSDVNDDDEEEHPLLAELLRLASATVRSIQVVASQCSDGSYTGGRLRLRSDLDNLSCKLDAHMKQLKEMASSGAPSPSKAIVAVRPSAEASVGEKAFYLKDLFSRIRIGGTVQRSQALATIRELLAEDEFCAKVVALDVDDGIALLTGFLESTDACIQEEAAGAVAVVASSECYRGMLVKAGVIAPLVQLLENTDTTSELGKERAAHALRELTVNSDNVWAVCAHGGLTTLLHACAGAGSSSKLISSSFAVLRNLSRVEEVKMFMVEQGVVTELVKLSQKKEEVRKLGAVELLHAMALDDADVREEAVGMGVIQSLLQLIYPDLPYSYKAREVALAAIWFFCFSSANSLDDLISSDVLGWLLFYLNNGDYAVLECTLKILRHLSEVSEEYNRMMGRAGYLSALSSLLGAKSCRVREMAAQVLSSLLMLHPNRVIFIQDGDNLNRLLQLLDPAEGKLMAKDLILSAIMSLAETHSGRKKIVTSENFCCLKELADTGDFDAKKIVRKLSTNRLQTIFSKIWSV